A window of the Streptomyces sp. JB150 genome harbors these coding sequences:
- a CDS encoding cellulose binding domain-containing protein, whose protein sequence is MRRTRTLTAVPALLAGLLAGGLLAGAPPAPAAEPVEREVSIAADTYTWKNARIDGGGFVPGIVFNRKEKNLAYARTDIGGAYRWQQSTKTWTPLLDHVGWDDWGHTGVVSLASDPVEPDKVYAAVGTYTNDWDPGKGAVLRSANRGASWQKTDLPFKLGGNMPGRGMGERLAVDPNRNSVLYLGAPSGKGLWRSTDSGVTWSQVTSFPNPGNYAQDPSDTSGYASDNQGIVWVAFDESTGTSGSATKTIYVGVADKDNAVYRSTDAGATWQRLAGQPTGYLAHKGVLDTAKGHLYLAYSDKGGPYDGGKGRLYRYTTATGTWTDISPVAEADTYFGFSGLTVDRQKPGTVMATAYSSWWPDTQIFRSTDSGATWTKAWDYTSYPNRENRYTIDVSSSPWLTWGAHPSPPEQTPKLGWMTEALEIDPFDSDRMMYGTGATVYGTENLTNWDTGTKVTIKPMVQGLEETAVLDLASPPSGAPLLSALGDIGGFRHTDLTKVPPMMYTSPNFTSTTSLDFAESNPNTVVRAGNLDSGPHIAFSTDNGANWFAGTDPSGVSGGGTVAAAADGSRFVWSPQGAGVHHTTGFGSSWKASTGIPEGAIVESDRVDPKTFYGFKSGKFYVSTDGGATFTASPAANLPSGDSVRFKALPGGKGDIWLAGGASDGAYGLWHSTDGGASFTRLSNVQEADTIGFGKAAPGASYQTLYTSAKIGGVRGIFRSTDQGATWTRINDDAHQWGWTGAAITGDPRVYGRVYVATNGRGVIYGDSSDTGGGGGGGGGTEPTPTPTPTPTPTGACAVTYKVTNQWSGGFQAEVRLANTGSGAWNGWSLSWTFPDGQTVSQMWNAEHSSSGGTVTARNVGWNASVAAGSSVSFGFTGNSLGANGKPTAFKLGDQACAVN, encoded by the coding sequence GTGCGAAGAACCCGCACCCTCACGGCCGTGCCGGCGCTCCTGGCCGGCCTGCTCGCGGGCGGTCTGCTCGCGGGCGCCCCGCCCGCGCCGGCGGCCGAACCCGTCGAGCGGGAGGTGTCGATCGCCGCCGACACCTACACCTGGAAGAACGCCCGGATCGACGGCGGCGGCTTCGTCCCCGGCATCGTCTTCAACCGCAAGGAGAAGAACCTCGCCTACGCCCGCACCGACATCGGCGGCGCCTACCGCTGGCAGCAGTCGACGAAGACCTGGACGCCCCTGCTCGACCACGTCGGCTGGGACGACTGGGGCCACACGGGCGTGGTGAGCCTCGCCTCCGACCCCGTGGAACCGGACAAGGTGTACGCGGCCGTCGGCACATACACCAACGACTGGGACCCGGGCAAGGGAGCCGTGCTGCGCTCCGCGAACCGGGGCGCGAGCTGGCAGAAGACCGACCTGCCGTTCAAGCTGGGCGGCAACATGCCGGGCCGCGGCATGGGCGAGCGCCTCGCCGTCGACCCGAACCGCAACAGCGTGCTCTACCTGGGCGCGCCCAGCGGCAAGGGCCTGTGGCGGTCGACGGACTCGGGGGTCACCTGGTCGCAGGTGACGAGCTTCCCCAACCCGGGAAACTACGCGCAGGACCCGAGCGACACCTCCGGCTACGCCAGTGACAACCAGGGCATCGTCTGGGTCGCCTTCGACGAGTCCACCGGCACGTCCGGCAGCGCCACGAAGACCATCTACGTCGGGGTCGCCGACAAGGACAACGCCGTCTACCGCTCGACCGACGCGGGCGCGACCTGGCAGCGGCTGGCCGGGCAGCCGACGGGCTACCTCGCCCACAAGGGCGTCCTGGACACGGCCAAGGGTCATCTGTACCTGGCCTACAGCGACAAGGGCGGGCCGTACGACGGCGGCAAGGGCCGGCTGTACCGGTACACGACGGCGACCGGCACCTGGACGGACATCAGCCCGGTCGCGGAGGCCGACACGTACTTCGGCTTCAGCGGACTGACAGTGGACCGGCAGAAGCCGGGCACCGTGATGGCCACCGCCTACAGCTCCTGGTGGCCGGACACCCAGATCTTCCGCTCCACCGACAGCGGCGCCACCTGGACCAAGGCATGGGACTACACGTCGTATCCCAACCGCGAGAACCGGTACACGATCGACGTCTCGTCCTCGCCGTGGCTGACCTGGGGCGCCCACCCCTCCCCGCCCGAGCAGACCCCGAAGCTGGGCTGGATGACGGAGGCGCTGGAGATCGACCCGTTCGACTCCGACCGGATGATGTACGGCACCGGCGCGACGGTCTACGGCACCGAGAACCTCACGAACTGGGACACGGGAACCAAGGTCACCATCAAGCCGATGGTGCAGGGCCTGGAGGAGACCGCGGTCCTCGACCTCGCCTCTCCCCCGTCCGGCGCGCCGCTGCTGAGCGCGCTCGGTGACATCGGCGGCTTCCGGCACACGGACCTGACGAAGGTCCCGCCGATGATGTACACCTCCCCCAACTTCACCTCCACCACCAGCCTCGACTTCGCCGAGTCGAACCCCAACACGGTGGTCCGGGCCGGCAACCTCGACTCCGGTCCGCACATCGCGTTCTCCACGGACAACGGCGCGAACTGGTTCGCCGGGACCGACCCGTCCGGGGTGAGCGGCGGCGGGACGGTCGCGGCGGCGGCCGACGGCAGCCGGTTCGTCTGGAGCCCGCAGGGCGCGGGCGTGCACCACACGACCGGCTTCGGCTCGTCCTGGAAGGCCTCCACCGGCATCCCCGAGGGCGCGATCGTCGAGTCGGACCGGGTGGACCCGAAGACCTTCTACGGCTTCAAGTCCGGGAAGTTCTACGTCAGCACGGACGGCGGCGCGACCTTCACCGCGTCCCCGGCGGCCAACCTGCCGAGCGGCGACAGCGTCCGCTTCAAGGCGCTGCCCGGCGGCAAGGGCGACATCTGGCTGGCGGGTGGCGCGAGCGACGGGGCGTACGGGCTGTGGCACTCCACGGACGGCGGCGCGAGCTTCACCAGGCTGTCGAACGTGCAGGAGGCCGACACCATCGGCTTCGGCAAGGCGGCGCCCGGCGCCTCGTACCAGACGCTCTACACCAGCGCCAAGATCGGGGGCGTGCGCGGCATCTTCCGTTCCACCGACCAGGGCGCGACCTGGACCCGGATCAACGACGACGCCCACCAGTGGGGCTGGACGGGCGCCGCGATCACCGGCGACCCGCGGGTGTACGGGCGGGTGTACGTCGCGACCAACGGGCGCGGCGTGATCTACGGCGACAGCTCCGACACGGGAGGGGGCGGCGGTGGCGGTGGCGGCACGGAGCCGACACCCACACCGACGCCGACGCCGACGCCGACGGGTGCCTGCGCGGTGACGTACAAGGTCACCAACCAGTGGTCGGGCGGCTTCCAGGCGGAGGTGCGGCTGGCCAACACCGGGAGCGGCGCCTGGAACGGCTGGTCGCTGAGCTGGACCTTCCCCGACGGGCAGACGGTGTCCCAGATGTGGAACGCCGAACATTCCTCGTCGGGCGGGACGGTGACGGCGAGGAACGTCGGCTGGAACGCGAGCGTGGCCGCGGGTTCGTCGGTGAGCTTCGGCTTCACCGGCAACTCGTTGGGCGCGAACGGGAAACCGACCGCGTTCAAGCTGGGTGACCAGGCCTGCGCGGTGAACTGA
- a CDS encoding glycoside hydrolase family 48 protein — translation MPPRTRRRTARRLWTAVVAALAVPLSMLAANPSPAHAAALQCSVDYKTNDWGSGFTADLTLTNRGTDPIDGWTLTYSYSGNQKLTNGWNGTWSQSGQAITVKNASYNGRIAAGAAVSTGAQFTYSGTNTAPTSFAVNGTTCAGAHQPPITVLTSPKPGAVYSQGDPVPLAATAAAADNASVTKVEFYDDTTLLGTDTTAPYTFSATGLSVGSHSLVAKAYDSLGASGSSTPVGITVASGPAVVASPTQLPVQQGKTGSYEVRLSTQPSSNVTVTTARASGNTGLTVTGGASLTFTPSNWNTPQKVTITADSSGTGAAVFESTAPGHGKASVTVTQIGATKEYDARFLELYGKITNPANGYFSPEGIPYHSVETLIVEAPDHGHETTSEAYSYLLWLQAMYGKVTGDWSKFNGAWEIMEKYMIPTKADQPTNSYYNASKPATYAPELDTPNEYPSKLDTGVSVGPDPIAGELKSAYGTDEIYGMHWIQDVDNVYGYGNSPGKCEAGPTDTGPSYINTFQRGPQESVWETVPQPTCDAFKYGGKNGYLDLFTGDSSYAKQWKFTNAPDADARAVQAAYWADIWAEQQGKGSQVAATVAKAAKMGDYLRYAMYDKYFKKVGNCVGPATCPAGSGKDSSHYLLSWYYAWGGAVDTSAGWAWRIGSSHAHGGYQNPLAAHALANYPDLKPKSATGQADWAKSLDRQLEFYRWLQSAEGAIAGGATNSWAGRYATPPAGTPTFYGMYYDEKPVYHDPPSNQWFGFQAWSMERVAEYYQQTGDADAKVVLDKWVDWALSKTTVNPDGSFRIPSTLQWSGKPDTWNPSSPGANTGLHVTVVDYTNDVGVAASYAKTLTYYADRSGDTDAARVAKALLDGMWENNQDALGIAVPETRTDYSRFNEKVYVPSGWTGTMPNGDTINSSSTFASIRSFYKDDPAWSKIESYLAGGAAPTFTYHRFWAQVDIATAMGSYAELLE, via the coding sequence ATGCCCCCCAGAACCAGACGCCGCACCGCGCGGCGGTTGTGGACCGCCGTGGTGGCGGCCCTCGCGGTACCCCTGTCGATGCTGGCCGCGAACCCGAGCCCCGCGCACGCGGCGGCGCTCCAGTGCAGCGTCGACTACAAGACCAATGACTGGGGTTCCGGCTTCACCGCGGATCTGACGCTCACCAACCGCGGTACCGATCCGATCGACGGCTGGACGCTGACGTACTCCTACAGCGGCAACCAGAAGCTGACGAACGGCTGGAACGGCACCTGGTCGCAATCGGGCCAGGCGATCACCGTGAAGAACGCCTCGTACAACGGGCGGATCGCGGCCGGCGCGGCGGTGTCGACCGGCGCCCAGTTCACCTACAGCGGCACCAACACCGCCCCCACCTCCTTCGCGGTGAACGGCACCACGTGTGCCGGTGCCCATCAGCCGCCGATCACCGTGCTGACCAGCCCCAAGCCGGGCGCGGTCTACTCACAGGGCGACCCGGTGCCGCTGGCGGCCACCGCGGCGGCGGCGGACAACGCGAGCGTCACCAAGGTCGAGTTCTACGACGACACCACGCTGCTGGGCACGGACACCACCGCGCCGTACACCTTCTCGGCGACCGGACTGTCCGTGGGCAGCCACTCGCTGGTGGCGAAGGCGTACGACAGCCTGGGGGCCTCGGGGTCCTCGACGCCGGTCGGCATCACGGTCGCCTCGGGCCCCGCCGTTGTCGCCTCGCCGACCCAACTGCCCGTCCAGCAGGGCAAGACGGGCAGCTACGAGGTGCGGCTGTCCACCCAGCCGTCCTCGAACGTCACGGTCACCACCGCCCGCGCCTCCGGCAACACGGGCCTGACGGTGACCGGCGGCGCCTCGCTGACCTTCACCCCGTCGAACTGGAACACCCCGCAGAAGGTGACGATCACCGCCGACTCCTCCGGGACCGGCGCGGCCGTCTTCGAGTCGACGGCGCCCGGACACGGCAAGGCGTCGGTGACGGTCACCCAGATCGGCGCGACCAAGGAGTACGACGCCCGCTTCCTGGAGCTGTACGGGAAGATCACCAACCCGGCGAACGGCTACTTCTCCCCCGAGGGGATCCCCTACCACTCGGTGGAGACGCTGATCGTCGAGGCGCCGGACCACGGCCACGAGACCACGTCGGAGGCGTACAGCTACCTGCTGTGGCTCCAGGCCATGTACGGCAAGGTGACGGGCGACTGGTCCAAGTTCAACGGCGCCTGGGAGATCATGGAGAAGTACATGATCCCCACCAAGGCCGACCAGCCGACGAACTCGTACTACAACGCCTCCAAGCCGGCGACCTACGCGCCGGAGCTGGACACCCCGAACGAGTACCCGTCCAAGCTGGACACGGGCGTCTCGGTCGGCCCGGACCCGATCGCCGGTGAGCTGAAGTCCGCGTACGGCACGGACGAGATCTACGGCATGCACTGGATCCAGGACGTCGACAACGTCTACGGCTACGGCAACTCGCCCGGCAAGTGCGAGGCGGGCCCCACCGACACCGGCCCGTCGTACATCAACACCTTCCAGCGCGGCCCCCAGGAGTCGGTCTGGGAGACGGTCCCGCAGCCGACCTGCGACGCCTTCAAGTACGGCGGCAAGAACGGCTACCTGGACCTGTTCACCGGTGACTCCTCCTACGCCAAGCAGTGGAAGTTCACCAACGCCCCCGACGCCGACGCGCGCGCGGTGCAGGCCGCCTACTGGGCGGACATCTGGGCCGAGCAGCAGGGCAAGGGCTCGCAGGTCGCGGCCACCGTCGCCAAGGCGGCGAAGATGGGTGACTACCTGCGGTACGCGATGTACGACAAGTACTTCAAGAAGGTGGGCAACTGCGTGGGCCCGGCCACCTGCCCGGCGGGCAGCGGCAAGGACTCCTCGCACTACCTGCTGTCCTGGTACTACGCCTGGGGCGGCGCCGTCGACACCTCGGCGGGCTGGGCCTGGCGCATCGGCTCCTCCCACGCGCACGGCGGCTACCAGAACCCGCTCGCCGCGCACGCCCTGGCCAACTACCCGGACCTGAAGCCGAAGTCGGCGACGGGCCAGGCCGACTGGGCGAAGTCTCTCGACCGGCAGCTGGAGTTCTACCGCTGGCTGCAGTCGGCCGAGGGCGCCATCGCGGGCGGCGCCACCAACAGCTGGGCGGGCCGCTACGCGACCCCGCCGGCCGGCACCCCGACCTTCTACGGCATGTACTACGACGAGAAGCCCGTCTACCACGACCCGCCGTCCAACCAGTGGTTCGGCTTCCAGGCGTGGTCGATGGAGCGGGTCGCCGAGTACTACCAGCAGACGGGTGACGCGGACGCCAAGGTCGTCCTCGACAAGTGGGTGGACTGGGCGCTGTCCAAGACCACCGTCAACCCGGACGGCTCCTTCCGGATCCCGTCCACCCTCCAGTGGTCGGGCAAGCCCGACACCTGGAACCCGTCGAGCCCCGGCGCCAACACCGGGCTGCACGTCACCGTCGTCGACTACACCAACGACGTCGGCGTGGCCGCCTCGTACGCCAAGACCCTGACGTACTACGCCGACCGCTCCGGTGACACGGACGCGGCACGGGTGGCGAAGGCCCTGCTGGACGGCATGTGGGAGAACAACCAGGACGCGCTCGGCATCGCCGTCCCGGAGACCCGCACCGACTACAGCCGCTTCAACGAGAAGGTCTACGTCCCGAGCGGCTGGACCGGCACCATGCCGAACGGCGACACCATCAACTCCTCCTCGACCTTCGCCTCGATCCGGTCCTTCTACAAGGACGACCCGGCCTGGTCGAAGATCGAGTCCTACCTGGCGGGCGGTGCCGCGCCCACCTTCACGTACCACCGGTTCTGGGCTCAGGTGGACATCGCCACCGCCATGGGTTCGTACGCGGAGCTCCTCGAATAA
- a CDS encoding class I SAM-dependent methyltransferase, protein MLDYDKEAERYDASRGGEPRARAAAEGVLGLVPDTARSLLDLACGTGIVTRRLAAARSGLRVTGVDLTTEMVRRAAARLPGAVVRADARRLPFPDGTFDAVTSVWLLHLLPGPEGVRAVVAECARVLRPGGVYVTTVDKAAAHNVGSDIDAVLAARPRIRAVDESAAVEAYAAAHGLVPAGRARFRGRGQGRSPRRTIADLRRGWFVTLPPGDPRADVFAERLAALPDQDRPRPDPWFTLRAFRKPGEAAAGRRAGATGRSRRTSPR, encoded by the coding sequence GTGCTCGACTACGACAAGGAGGCCGAACGCTACGACGCCTCCCGAGGCGGCGAGCCCCGGGCGCGAGCCGCCGCCGAGGGGGTCCTCGGCCTGGTCCCCGACACCGCGCGCAGCCTGCTCGACCTCGCCTGCGGCACCGGCATCGTCACCCGTCGGCTGGCCGCCGCCCGCAGCGGGTTACGGGTGACCGGCGTCGACCTCACCACCGAGATGGTCCGCCGCGCCGCCGCCCGCCTCCCGGGCGCCGTGGTGCGCGCCGACGCCCGCCGACTCCCGTTCCCCGACGGCACGTTCGACGCGGTGACCAGCGTATGGCTGCTGCATCTGCTGCCGGGCCCGGAGGGCGTGCGCGCCGTCGTCGCCGAGTGCGCGCGCGTGCTGCGCCCCGGCGGCGTGTACGTCACCACCGTCGACAAGGCCGCCGCCCACAACGTGGGCAGCGACATCGACGCCGTCCTCGCGGCCCGCCCCCGCATCCGCGCCGTCGACGAGTCGGCGGCCGTCGAGGCGTACGCCGCCGCCCACGGCCTGGTCCCGGCCGGCCGCGCCCGCTTCCGTGGCCGCGGCCAGGGCCGCAGCCCCCGCCGCACCATCGCCGACCTGCGCCGCGGCTGGTTCGTCACCCTGCCGCCCGGCGACCCCCGCGCCGACGTCTTCGCCGAACGCCTGGCCGCCCTGCCCGACCAGGACCGGCCGCGCCCCGATCCGTGGTTCACCCTGCGCGCGTTCAGAAAGCCGGGGGAGGCGGCGGCGGGGCGCCGCGCCGGGGCTACGGGCAGGTCTCGCCGAACTTCACCGCGGTGA
- a CDS encoding ADP-ribosylglycohydrolase family protein: MNELSQQGDQQARAVYRSRVRGCLLGGALGDALGYPVEFSSLDAIRAAHGPRGVTTLVADAGGVAGRISDDTQMTLFTVEGILVASRREREKGIGGAAHQLMYEAYQRWLVTQERPGPEGPYAAYTGNDRPLLAEPWLYARRAPGNACLSGLHQPYVPDQGAPLGGFGPVNPNSKGCGGVMRSAPFGLTGAPADRAFDLAARCARLTHGHPTGYLAAGALAAITAYLVTGDSLEGAVLRTLRLLAGRPGHEETTAALRRALDAAAEGTPSADRVEKLGAGWIAEEALALGVYAALAEPHRPAHALLLAVNHSGDSDSTGSVCGNLLGARLGDVGLPQEWVRQVEGRERIAALADDLAAECAAG; the protein is encoded by the coding sequence GTGAACGAGCTGTCGCAGCAAGGAGACCAGCAGGCACGGGCGGTGTACCGGTCACGGGTGCGCGGCTGTCTGCTCGGCGGGGCGCTCGGCGACGCCCTCGGCTACCCGGTCGAGTTCAGCTCCCTCGACGCGATCCGCGCCGCCCACGGACCGCGCGGCGTCACCACCCTCGTCGCCGACGCCGGCGGCGTGGCCGGCCGGATCAGCGACGACACCCAGATGACCCTGTTCACCGTCGAGGGCATCCTCGTCGCCAGCCGCCGCGAACGCGAGAAGGGCATCGGCGGCGCCGCCCACCAGCTGATGTACGAGGCCTACCAGCGCTGGCTCGTCACCCAGGAACGGCCCGGCCCCGAGGGCCCCTACGCCGCGTACACGGGCAACGACCGGCCGCTGCTCGCCGAGCCCTGGCTGTACGCCCGCCGCGCCCCCGGCAACGCCTGCCTGTCCGGCCTCCACCAGCCCTACGTCCCCGACCAGGGCGCCCCGCTCGGCGGCTTCGGTCCCGTCAACCCCAACTCCAAGGGCTGCGGCGGCGTGATGCGCTCCGCGCCCTTCGGGCTCACCGGTGCCCCCGCCGACCGCGCCTTCGACCTCGCCGCCCGCTGCGCCCGGCTCACCCACGGCCACCCCACCGGATACCTCGCGGCCGGTGCGCTCGCCGCCATCACCGCGTACCTGGTCACCGGGGACTCCCTGGAGGGCGCCGTCCTGCGGACCCTGCGGCTGCTCGCCGGCCGGCCCGGCCACGAGGAGACCACCGCGGCCCTGCGGCGGGCCCTCGACGCGGCAGCCGAGGGCACCCCGAGCGCGGACCGGGTGGAGAAGCTGGGCGCCGGCTGGATCGCCGAGGAAGCCCTCGCCCTCGGCGTCTACGCCGCGCTCGCCGAACCGCACCGGCCCGCCCACGCCCTGCTGCTCGCCGTCAACCACTCCGGCGACAGCGACTCCACCGGCTCCGTCTGCGGCAACCTCCTCGGCGCCCGCCTCGGCGACGTGGGGCTGCCGCAGGAGTGGGTGCGGCAGGTGGAGGGGCGAGAGCGGATCGCGGCGCTGGCCGACGACCTGGCGGCGGAGTGCGCGGCGGGCTGA
- a CDS encoding helix-turn-helix transcriptional regulator: MSILTPGPSAPVAAPAEQGVGPLLRAWRERRRISQLELALRAGSSARHISFVETGRSRPSEEMVLRLAEHLEVPVRERNALLLAAGYAPRYPETPLDDPSMGALRAGMERLIRGYEPYPALVVDARYDVVAANRGIAMLLEGVPEELLVPPLNAMRLTLHPRGLAPRIRNLREWRGHLLAQMERQIALHRSAPLRALYEEVAAYPVPRTAPDAEPEEPVPYFALPMQVEYEGRILSFISSISTFNTPMDVTVAELAIETFLPADPATVKHLQELMS; encoded by the coding sequence ATGAGCATTCTCACGCCCGGACCGTCCGCGCCGGTCGCCGCCCCCGCCGAGCAGGGCGTCGGCCCGCTGCTGCGGGCCTGGCGGGAACGGCGGCGGATCAGTCAGCTGGAGCTGGCGCTGCGCGCCGGCTCGTCCGCCCGGCACATCAGCTTCGTCGAGACGGGCCGCTCCCGGCCGAGCGAGGAGATGGTGCTGCGGCTGGCGGAGCATCTGGAGGTGCCGGTGCGGGAGCGCAACGCGCTGCTGCTGGCGGCCGGTTACGCCCCGCGCTATCCGGAGACCCCGCTGGACGATCCGTCGATGGGCGCGCTGCGGGCGGGCATGGAGCGGCTGATCCGCGGCTACGAGCCGTATCCGGCGCTGGTCGTGGACGCGAGGTACGACGTGGTGGCCGCGAACCGGGGCATCGCCATGCTGCTGGAGGGGGTGCCCGAGGAGCTGCTGGTGCCGCCGCTGAACGCGATGCGGCTGACGCTGCACCCGCGGGGGCTGGCGCCACGGATCCGCAATCTGCGCGAGTGGCGGGGGCATCTGCTGGCGCAGATGGAGCGGCAGATCGCGCTGCACCGCTCGGCGCCGCTGCGCGCGCTGTACGAGGAGGTGGCGGCGTACCCGGTGCCGCGGACCGCGCCGGACGCCGAACCGGAGGAGCCAGTCCCGTACTTCGCGCTGCCGATGCAGGTCGAGTACGAGGGCCGGATCCTGTCGTTCATCTCGTCGATCTCCACGTTCAACACGCCGATGGACGTGACCGTCGCCGAGCTGGCCATCGAGACGTTCCTCCCGGCCGACCCGGCGACGGTGAAACACCTTCAGGAGCTGATGTCCTGA
- a CDS encoding helix-turn-helix transcriptional regulator translates to MSERRPAPTVGQVVLGKRLQELREAAGLSREDAARVLRVAPATVRRMETAEVALKIPYVQLLLDAYGVPEDDAAAFVTLAEEANQPGWWQRFHDVLPDWFSLFVSLEGAARLIRSYEPHFVPGLLQTEEYARAVLEAGTIGQTDRPSLERHVSLRMARQELLRRPNPPHLWVIMDETALRRPVSTRPEVMRGQLDRLLEAVESDRITLQVAEFASGPHPGTYAPFALFRFAEPELPDMVFTEYLTGALYLDSRAEVSAHLEVLDHMTAHAASARRTKKILQECRGDY, encoded by the coding sequence GTGAGTGAGCGGCGGCCGGCGCCCACCGTGGGCCAGGTGGTGCTGGGCAAACGGTTGCAGGAGCTGCGGGAGGCGGCCGGACTGAGCCGCGAGGACGCCGCGCGGGTGCTGCGGGTGGCCCCGGCGACGGTGCGCCGGATGGAGACGGCCGAGGTCGCGCTGAAGATTCCGTACGTGCAGCTGCTGCTCGACGCGTACGGGGTGCCGGAGGACGACGCCGCCGCGTTCGTCACCCTGGCCGAGGAGGCCAACCAGCCGGGCTGGTGGCAGCGGTTCCACGACGTGTTGCCGGACTGGTTCAGCCTGTTCGTGTCCCTGGAGGGCGCGGCCCGGCTGATCCGCTCCTACGAGCCGCACTTCGTGCCCGGCCTGCTGCAGACCGAGGAGTACGCGCGGGCTGTGCTGGAGGCTGGCACGATCGGGCAGACGGACCGGCCGTCGCTGGAGCGGCACGTGTCGCTGCGGATGGCCCGGCAGGAGCTGCTGCGCCGCCCGAACCCGCCCCACCTGTGGGTGATCATGGACGAGACGGCGCTGCGACGCCCGGTGTCCACCCGGCCCGAGGTGATGCGCGGCCAGCTGGACCGGCTGCTGGAGGCCGTCGAGAGCGACCGGATCACCCTCCAGGTCGCGGAGTTCGCCTCCGGCCCGCATCCGGGGACGTACGCGCCGTTCGCGCTGTTCCGGTTCGCCGAGCCGGAGCTGCCGGACATGGTGTTCACCGAGTATCTGACGGGCGCGCTGTATCTGGACTCCCGTGCGGAGGTCTCGGCGCACCTGGAGGTGCTGGACCACATGACCGCGCACGCCGCGTCGGCGCGGCGTACGAAGAAGATCCTTCAGGAGTGCCGTGGGGATTACTGA
- a CDS encoding 4a-hydroxytetrahydrobiopterin dehydratase: MAVEPLSPQEIEDRLAELPGWSLDEDRLTRTYRLGSHIAAAALVMHIARVQDELDHHSDLTLGYHDVTVSVHTHSVGGKVTELDIELARRVSALAPAHGPD, encoded by the coding sequence ATGGCCGTCGAACCGCTGTCGCCCCAGGAGATCGAGGACCGGCTGGCCGAACTGCCGGGCTGGTCCCTCGACGAGGACCGGCTCACCCGCACCTACCGGCTCGGCTCGCACATCGCCGCCGCCGCGCTGGTCATGCACATCGCCCGGGTGCAGGACGAGCTGGACCACCACTCCGACCTCACCCTCGGCTACCACGACGTGACCGTCTCGGTGCACACCCACAGCGTCGGCGGCAAGGTCACCGAGCTGGACATCGAGCTGGCCCGCCGCGTGTCCGCCCTCGCACCGGCCCACGGCCCGGACTGA